A region from the Bacteroidota bacterium genome encodes:
- a CDS encoding T9SS type A sorting domain-containing protein: protein MSLKKSGIIILNCLIAGLVNAQQRTYRPLERNAVLQQHVFDHPDNPWPKPIKERGVATDTLNLPFFDDFTTTAIYPNPKRWTTNYVFINNTAAINPPTYGVATFDNLNNHGQPYIGINPSYGSSDTLESQGIDLSKYQPPKTDSLYLSFYLQPQGLDIDPLFNTRDPQDSMVLEFFDKNGVWERVWEISGKGLPVKFKHYFIHIDDPLFLHVGFRFRFINYSLQTGNSNHWHLDYVLLDYHQYVNDSFQVDVAFATTPNNLLNDYYSMPWSQMYNNYTNEVVDSSRCTIKSFDKVSLFFNRTENYRDRSYNSLYSKQDLEPGFPKSLKKVISNPLKNFNSFYPKNTDTVIINRLWTHNLTGDKHTENDSVNMQTVFANYLAYDDGTAECGYGIENGGGKVALEFRLNDPDTLWAVSFFYNQSSTAVNGKPFKIHIWKSVTQGSASDSLYKTIEVPNGPAYIVGFNQFTNYVLDTPISLPAGKFYIGWSQTLDFVLNVGFDRNYKTEQGNQHLYYNVLNKWHKSNKTDLGGTPMIRVYLGSKVDFPANPYTSIKQNTKFENMVDFNIYPNPAAEYIQVGNTHNFPNLYYTILDGQGKTISYQKLEGNTINVSNYAAGIYYILFNDNRGNVCMKKLLKN, encoded by the coding sequence AGGTATTATTATATTAAATTGTTTGATTGCTGGGTTGGTAAATGCACAACAACGAACCTATAGACCATTGGAGCGAAATGCAGTATTGCAACAGCATGTTTTCGACCACCCTGACAACCCATGGCCTAAGCCTATCAAAGAACGTGGAGTAGCGACAGATACGCTCAATCTTCCCTTTTTTGATGATTTTACAACAACAGCAATATACCCAAACCCAAAACGATGGACTACTAATTATGTATTCATAAACAATACTGCGGCTATCAATCCTCCAACCTATGGAGTTGCAACATTCGATAACCTTAATAACCATGGGCAGCCTTATATCGGTATTAATCCAAGCTATGGCAGTTCCGATACTTTGGAATCGCAAGGCATTGATCTAAGTAAATATCAACCCCCAAAGACTGATTCATTATATCTTTCGTTTTATTTGCAACCACAAGGTCTGGACATTGACCCCTTATTCAACACAAGAGATCCGCAAGATAGTATGGTGCTTGAATTTTTTGACAAGAATGGCGTATGGGAAAGGGTATGGGAAATTAGCGGTAAGGGACTTCCTGTTAAATTTAAACATTATTTTATACATATTGATGACCCTTTATTTTTGCATGTGGGTTTTAGGTTTAGGTTTATCAATTATTCTTTGCAAACGGGGAATTCTAACCATTGGCATTTGGATTATGTTTTGTTAGATTATCACCAATACGTTAATGATTCTTTTCAGGTAGATGTAGCATTTGCAACTACTCCCAATAATTTATTGAATGACTATTACTCGATGCCCTGGAGCCAAATGTATAACAATTATACAAATGAAGTGGTCGATAGTTCTAGATGCACTATTAAAAGCTTTGACAAAGTTTCATTATTTTTTAACCGCACTGAAAATTATAGAGATAGAAGCTATAATTCCTTATATTCAAAACAAGATTTGGAGCCAGGTTTCCCTAAAAGTCTTAAAAAAGTAATATCAAACCCGCTCAAAAACTTTAATTCTTTTTATCCCAAGAATACCGACACAGTTATTATAAATAGATTGTGGACCCATAATCTAACGGGCGATAAACATACAGAAAACGATTCGGTGAATATGCAAACGGTATTTGCCAATTATTTAGCCTACGATGATGGTACTGCTGAATGTGGTTATGGCATTGAGAATGGCGGCGGCAAGGTAGCTCTCGAATTTCGCTTGAACGACCCTGACACCTTATGGGCAGTGAGCTTTTTCTATAATCAAAGTTCTACTGCGGTGAATGGCAAACCTTTTAAAATACATATATGGAAAAGTGTAACGCAAGGCTCTGCTTCAGATTCATTATATAAAACCATTGAGGTTCCCAATGGGCCTGCATATATTGTTGGCTTTAATCAGTTTACCAATTATGTTTTGGACACCCCAATTTCTTTGCCCGCAGGTAAATTTTATATTGGTTGGTCGCAAACACTAGATTTTGTGTTGAATGTAGGTTTCGATAGGAATTATAAAACAGAGCAGGGCAACCAACATCTATATTATAATGTATTGAACAAATGGCATAAAAGCAATAAAACAGATTTGGGCGGAACCCCAATGATACGGGTATACTTGGGCAGCAAAGTTGATTTTCCTGCGAATCCCTACACAAGTATCAAACAAAATACGAAGTTTGAAAACATGGTAGATTTTAATATATATCCCAACCCCGCCGCAGAATATATACAAGTGGGCAATACGCATAATTTCCCCAATTTATATTATACCATTTTAGATGGCCAAGGTAAAACTATTAGTTACCAAAAACTTGAGGGTAACACCATCAATGTCTCTAACTACGCTGCTGGAATATATTATATACTCTTTAATGACAACAGAGGGAATGTGTGCATGAAAAAGTTGCTGA